The Mesorhizobium sp. B1-1-8 genome contains a region encoding:
- a CDS encoding GGDEF domain-containing protein yields the protein MRIDLSPTSRGRVAVVTIAGTAFFIACAFFVDSFNFPSLSPDALLWAQLTDLFLPLVLGGSFLFFLMWKMRQLAIAQKELSIVAATDSLTAVFNRGAFSMLVEAYLEQARRQSVVHAGALLIVDADHFKTINDRFGHDCGDQALKLIAGSIKAQLRGADIVGRIGGEEFAVFLPGADASQSWLVAEGIRRRIREVEFCPGERPCPLSVSIGGVAFDGPTTYADMFQVADRHLYKAKSNGRDQVSFESTGPRGVHAGDAGTVH from the coding sequence ATGCGCATCGATTTGTCCCCGACGAGCCGGGGCAGGGTCGCGGTGGTCACCATCGCCGGCACGGCCTTCTTCATTGCCTGCGCCTTCTTCGTCGATTCCTTCAATTTCCCGTCGCTGTCGCCCGACGCGCTGCTGTGGGCGCAACTTACCGATCTGTTCCTGCCGCTTGTGCTTGGCGGATCGTTCCTGTTCTTCCTGATGTGGAAGATGCGCCAGCTGGCGATCGCCCAGAAGGAGCTCAGCATCGTCGCGGCGACCGACAGCCTGACAGCGGTCTTCAATCGCGGCGCCTTCTCGATGCTGGTCGAAGCCTATCTCGAGCAGGCTCGCCGTCAGTCCGTGGTTCACGCCGGGGCACTGCTGATTGTCGACGCCGACCATTTCAAGACCATCAATGACCGTTTCGGCCATGATTGCGGTGACCAGGCGCTGAAGCTGATCGCCGGGTCGATCAAGGCGCAGCTGCGCGGCGCCGACATTGTCGGGCGCATCGGCGGCGAGGAGTTCGCGGTCTTTCTTCCCGGCGCCGACGCCTCGCAGTCCTGGCTGGTCGCCGAAGGTATCAGGCGGCGCATTCGCGAGGTGGAGTTTTGTCCCGGCGAGCGGCCTTGCCCGCTTTCCGTCAGCATCGGCGGTGTCGCCTTCGATGGCCCGACCACCTATGCCGATATGTTCCAGGTCGCTGACCGGCATCTTTACAAGGCGAAGTCGAACGGCCGCGACCAGGTGAGCTTCGAAAGCACCGGCCCGCGCGGCGTTCATGCGGGCGACGCCGGTACGGTTCACTGA
- a CDS encoding glutathione S-transferase family protein, translating into MTILLYDLVGHDSQRPFSPHCWKIKMALAHKGLAATKVPTRFLEVPKVEGGVSKTVPVIRDGERVVADSFAIALYLDEAYPERPTLFGGEGGKAMARFIERWSQFTIHPYVATVALTDLNAMQDEANAAYFREDREQRYGKRLEDVVAGRDAGLEGFRASLQPLRSMLTYQPFIGGAAPLFADYIVFGALQWARVASPYRLLDDGDSVAQWFERCLDLHGGIAREVSAAA; encoded by the coding sequence ATGACCATTCTGCTCTACGACCTCGTCGGCCACGATAGCCAGCGCCCGTTCAGCCCGCATTGCTGGAAGATAAAGATGGCGCTGGCCCACAAGGGGCTTGCCGCCACCAAGGTGCCGACACGCTTCCTGGAAGTGCCCAAGGTGGAAGGCGGCGTGTCGAAGACGGTGCCGGTGATCCGCGACGGCGAGCGCGTGGTGGCCGATTCCTTCGCCATCGCCCTCTATCTCGACGAAGCCTATCCGGAACGGCCGACGCTGTTTGGCGGCGAAGGCGGCAAGGCGATGGCGCGCTTCATCGAGCGCTGGTCGCAGTTCACCATCCACCCTTATGTCGCCACGGTGGCGCTCACCGATCTCAACGCCATGCAGGACGAGGCGAACGCCGCCTATTTCCGCGAGGACCGCGAGCAGCGCTACGGCAAGCGGCTGGAAGACGTGGTGGCGGGCCGCGACGCCGGGCTCGAAGGCTTCCGCGCCTCGCTGCAGCCGCTGCGCTCGATGCTTACCTATCAGCCCTTCATCGGCGGCGCCGCCCCGCTTTTTGCCGATTACATCGTCTTCGGCGCGCTGCAATGGGCGCGCGTCGCCTCGCCTTACCGGCTGCTCGACGACGGCGACAGCGTCGCCCAGTGGTTCGAGCGCTGCCTCGACCTGCATGGCGGGATCGCAAGGGAAGTTTCAGCGGCCGCCTGA
- a CDS encoding GGDEF domain-containing protein produces MTSRSRRILGKSIAVTIIAIVATFGLSFTARLALQMPIDWLSWVECTFIPILIGMPVGAYIFAQSETIQDTCDKLEKSYAALKDAHDRLTFVTSHDQMTGLLSRGEFIARMERKRDEGEWDTLLLIDPDHFSLVNDKHGHSKGDEALVRIAKALVYMTRPGDSIGRLGGEEFGVLLRGVRKEQAMIVAENIRRHIEGIPWIKGQQDDLTVTVSIGGAEIARNADAEDVLRAAGRCVLEAKQRGRNRVSFEFEMASLRDIASRRRV; encoded by the coding sequence ATGACTTCCCGTAGCCGGCGCATTTTGGGCAAATCGATAGCTGTGACGATAATCGCAATCGTCGCCACCTTCGGCCTGTCGTTTACGGCGAGACTGGCCTTGCAGATGCCGATCGACTGGCTCAGCTGGGTAGAGTGCACCTTCATTCCCATTCTGATCGGAATGCCTGTCGGCGCCTATATCTTTGCCCAGTCGGAAACGATCCAGGACACATGCGACAAGCTTGAGAAGTCATATGCGGCCCTGAAGGACGCACACGACAGGCTTACCTTCGTAACCAGTCACGACCAGATGACGGGGCTTCTTAGTCGCGGTGAGTTCATCGCAAGGATGGAAAGAAAGCGCGACGAGGGGGAATGGGACACGCTTCTTCTCATCGATCCGGATCACTTCTCCTTAGTCAACGACAAACACGGGCACTCCAAAGGCGACGAGGCTTTGGTTCGGATCGCAAAGGCGCTTGTCTATATGACGCGTCCTGGCGACTCAATCGGTCGCCTCGGTGGGGAAGAGTTTGGGGTCTTGCTGCGAGGTGTGCGCAAGGAGCAGGCAATGATCGTCGCGGAGAACATCCGCCGTCACATCGAAGGGATTCCCTGGATCAAAGGGCAGCAAGACGACTTGACGGTGACCGTCAGCATCGGGGGTGCGGAGATCGCTCGCAATGCGGATGCCGAAGATGTTCTTCGCGCTGCTGGGCGGTGCGTTCTTGAAGCGAAACAGCGTGGACGGAACCGCGTTTCGTTTGAATTTGAGATGGCCAGCTTGCGAGATATTGCGAGCCGACGCCGGGTCTGA
- a CDS encoding DinB family protein, whose amino-acid sequence MRQHFMMFAAYNQWANGRIYDAAATLDESEFGRNAGAFFGSMMGTLNHLLAADRIWMKRFTGEGDAPSSLDAILHRGLPSLRLAREAEDRRIVDWLSGMSDKALAGRFSYMTLSDMRTVSQRLAPALSHMFNHQTHHRGQAHMILTVLGRPSVPLDLVLFQRSEEGRAYA is encoded by the coding sequence ATGAGACAGCATTTCATGATGTTTGCGGCCTATAATCAATGGGCCAATGGACGCATCTACGATGCCGCCGCCACGCTCGACGAAAGCGAATTCGGCAGGAACGCCGGCGCCTTCTTCGGCTCGATGATGGGAACGCTGAACCACCTGCTGGCCGCCGACCGCATTTGGATGAAGCGCTTCACCGGCGAGGGCGACGCGCCGTCGAGCCTCGATGCGATCCTGCATCGCGGCCTGCCCAGCCTCCGGCTGGCGCGCGAAGCCGAGGACCGAAGGATCGTCGATTGGCTGAGCGGCATGAGCGACAAGGCGCTCGCCGGTCGTTTCTCCTATATGACACTGTCCGACATGCGCACCGTCTCGCAGCGGCTGGCGCCGGCGCTCAGCCACATGTTCAACCATCAGACCCACCATCGCGGCCAGGCGCACATGATCTTGACCGTGCTCGGCCGACCCTCCGTGCCGCTCGACCTGGTTCTGTTCCAGCGTTCGGAAGAAGGCCGCGCCTACGCCTGA
- the pgsA gene encoding CDP-diacylglycerol--glycerol-3-phosphate 3-phosphatidyltransferase — protein MVQRAFNLPNILTYARIVAVPLVVLCFFLEGHLKSSDFARWSALIIFLLASITDYFDGYLARAWQQTSNIGKMLDPIADKLLVATCLLLLAADTDRHAGIAGWSLWAAIIILCREILVSGLREYLAALKVSVPVTQLAKWKTTIQMIAIAFLLAGPAGDKIFPLTTQTGLVLLWVAALVTLYTGYDYFRAGLKHIMDE, from the coding sequence ATGGTCCAGCGCGCGTTCAACCTGCCGAACATCCTCACCTACGCCCGCATTGTCGCGGTGCCGCTGGTGGTGCTGTGCTTCTTCCTCGAAGGCCATCTGAAGTCTTCCGACTTCGCCCGCTGGTCGGCGCTGATCATTTTTCTGCTCGCCTCCATCACCGATTATTTCGACGGCTATCTGGCGCGCGCCTGGCAGCAGACCTCCAACATCGGCAAGATGCTCGACCCGATCGCCGACAAGCTGCTGGTCGCCACTTGCCTGCTCTTGCTTGCCGCCGACACCGACCGCCATGCCGGTATCGCTGGCTGGTCGCTGTGGGCGGCCATCATCATTCTGTGCCGCGAGATCCTGGTTTCGGGCCTGCGCGAATATCTGGCGGCCTTGAAGGTTTCGGTGCCGGTCACCCAGCTCGCCAAGTGGAAGACCACCATCCAGATGATCGCCATCGCTTTCCTGCTCGCCGGTCCCGCCGGCGACAAGATCTTCCCGCTGACTACGCAGACCGGCCTGGTGCTGTTGTGGGTCGCGGCGCTGGTCACCCTTTACACCGGCTACGATTATTTCCGTGCCGGCCTCAAGCACATCATGGACGAGTGA
- a CDS encoding outer membrane protein, which translates to MQANLKFARPLAVAFGLFALGGTAYAADVVQEEPPAPAPVAELPVASWAGPYVGLSAGYGFSGHAKAKDIGEDAKTKGFVGGVFGGYQWQQDNFVYGAEADLGYNGTKGSSATVTAKSGLEGSLRARLGYAVTPEILLYGTGGVAAKNQKITDDLTGASESRAMVGWTAGVGSDIKITDNVFGRVEYRYTDYGSKNFADVGKVKSSDNRVTFGVGMKF; encoded by the coding sequence ATGCAAGCCAATCTCAAGTTTGCGCGGCCGCTGGCGGTTGCGTTCGGGCTCTTCGCCCTCGGCGGTACCGCCTATGCCGCGGACGTGGTCCAGGAAGAGCCGCCGGCCCCCGCCCCGGTCGCCGAACTCCCCGTCGCGTCCTGGGCCGGCCCCTACGTCGGTCTAAGCGCCGGTTACGGCTTCAGCGGCCATGCTAAGGCCAAAGATATCGGCGAGGACGCCAAGACTAAGGGCTTCGTCGGCGGCGTCTTCGGCGGCTATCAGTGGCAGCAGGACAACTTCGTCTACGGTGCTGAAGCCGATCTTGGCTACAACGGCACCAAGGGTTCAAGCGCCACCGTTACGGCCAAGTCGGGCCTCGAAGGCTCGCTGCGTGCGCGTCTCGGTTATGCCGTGACCCCGGAAATCCTGCTCTACGGTACCGGCGGTGTGGCCGCCAAGAACCAGAAGATCACCGACGATCTCACCGGCGCCAGCGAAAGCAGGGCGATGGTGGGTTGGACGGCCGGTGTCGGCTCCGACATCAAGATCACCGACAACGTGTTCGGCCGCGTCGAGTACCGCTATACCGACTACGGCAGCAAGAACTTCGCCGATGTCGGCAAGGTCAAGTCTTCCGACAACCGCGTCACTTTCGGCGTCGGTATGAAGTTCTAG
- the crcB gene encoding fluoride efflux transporter CrcB — protein MAAHDGQALRLYLAVGCGAAIGSLARFLSGYFIVSLLGLSALLATAFVNIVGSFAIMAVATLTRPDGRLMVGPAGRQFVTGGFCGGLTTFSAMSLDTFILLFEGDVGLAATYLVSVVALSLAAAWLGYVLAARINSLPTNR, from the coding sequence ATGGCAGCCCATGACGGACAGGCCTTGCGGCTCTATCTGGCGGTCGGCTGCGGCGCGGCGATCGGCTCGCTGGCCCGCTTCCTGTCCGGCTATTTCATCGTCTCGCTGCTGGGCTTGAGCGCGCTTCTTGCAACCGCCTTCGTCAACATCGTCGGCTCCTTCGCCATCATGGCCGTTGCCACGCTGACCCGGCCCGACGGCCGCCTGATGGTCGGCCCGGCCGGCCGCCAGTTCGTCACCGGCGGCTTCTGCGGCGGTCTCACCACCTTTTCGGCCATGAGCCTCGACACCTTCATCCTGCTGTTCGAGGGCGACGTCGGGCTGGCGGCAACCTATCTTGTCAGCGTGGTCGCGCTGTCGCTGGCGGCAGCCTGGCTGGGCTACGTCCTGGCGGCGAGGATCAACAGCTTGCCGACCAACAGATAA
- the moaD gene encoding molybdopterin converting factor subunit 1, with the protein MSTKLIYFAWVRERIGKPEEDVELPAGIETVADLLRWLKSRGEEYENALQYPDVIRVAINQEHVGHRERIAGAREIALFPPMTGG; encoded by the coding sequence ATGTCGACCAAGCTCATCTATTTCGCCTGGGTGCGTGAGCGGATCGGCAAGCCGGAGGAGGATGTCGAGCTGCCCGCCGGCATCGAGACCGTGGCCGACTTGCTGCGCTGGCTGAAGTCGCGCGGTGAGGAGTATGAAAACGCGCTGCAATATCCGGACGTCATTCGGGTCGCCATCAACCAGGAACATGTCGGCCATCGCGAAAGAATAGCCGGCGCGCGCGAGATCGCGCTGTTCCCGCCGATGACCGGTGGCTGA
- the ndk gene encoding nucleoside-diphosphate kinase: MAIERTFSMIKPDATRRNLTGAITKMLEDAGLRIIASRRVWMSRREAEGFYAVHKERPFFGELVESMSSGPTIVQVLEGENAIARNREVMGATNPANAAEGTIRKVHALSIGENSVHGSDAAETAAQEIKYWFSDTEIVG, from the coding sequence ATGGCGATCGAACGCACCTTCTCCATGATCAAGCCGGACGCGACCAGGCGCAACCTTACGGGCGCCATCACCAAGATGCTGGAAGACGCCGGCCTGCGCATCATCGCATCACGCCGCGTGTGGATGAGCCGCCGCGAGGCGGAAGGCTTCTATGCCGTGCACAAGGAGCGTCCGTTCTTCGGCGAGCTGGTGGAGTCGATGTCGTCGGGTCCGACTATCGTGCAGGTGCTGGAAGGCGAGAACGCCATCGCCAGGAACCGCGAGGTGATGGGCGCCACCAATCCTGCCAATGCAGCCGAAGGCACGATCCGCAAGGTGCATGCGCTGTCGATCGGCGAGAATTCCGTGCACGGCTCGGATGCAGCCGAGACCGCCGCGCAGGAAATCAAATACTGGTTCTCCGACACCGAAATCGTCGGCTGA
- a CDS encoding DUF190 domain-containing protein, whose translation MELPTQCVLLRIFFGEDDRAADGKPLHEAIVIKARETGMAGATVLRGPLGFGRSSVLHTAKILRLSQDLPIVVEIVDAPEKIDALIPEIKALTKSCLITREKVEVIRYGDGE comes from the coding sequence ATGGAACTTCCCACGCAATGCGTGCTGCTGCGGATCTTCTTCGGCGAGGACGACAGGGCAGCCGATGGCAAGCCGCTGCATGAGGCAATCGTCATCAAGGCGCGCGAGACCGGTATGGCCGGCGCCACCGTGCTCAGAGGGCCGCTCGGTTTCGGCCGTTCGAGCGTGCTCCACACCGCCAAGATCCTGCGCCTTTCGCAGGACCTGCCGATCGTCGTCGAGATCGTCGACGCGCCGGAAAAGATCGACGCGCTGATCCCTGAAATCAAGGCGCTGACGAAGAGCTGCCTGATTACCAGGGAAAAGGTCGAGGTGATCCGATACGGCGATGGGGAATAG
- a CDS encoding SDR family oxidoreductase has product MKKATAVALVTGGAKRIGKAIVEDLAAHGFAVAIHANRSADEAEALARRIKDAGGRAAVVAADLTDMDAVGDLVGRSEAALGPVTLLVNNASLFVDDRVEDFDWQAWDRHFAIHVKAPALLAQNFARALPEGEEGLIVNIVDQRVWRPTPRYFSYALSKSALWTQTQMLAQALGPRIRVNAIGPGPTLKNKHQDDDDFGKQVEGLILKRGPQLPEFGATIRYLWQARSVTGQMIALDGGQHLAWQTPDVTGMVE; this is encoded by the coding sequence ATGAAGAAGGCCACCGCCGTGGCGCTGGTGACGGGTGGGGCAAAACGGATCGGCAAGGCGATCGTCGAGGATTTGGCAGCGCACGGCTTCGCTGTCGCCATCCACGCCAACCGCTCGGCCGACGAGGCCGAGGCACTGGCCAGGCGTATCAAGGACGCGGGCGGCCGCGCCGCGGTGGTCGCTGCCGACCTCACCGACATGGACGCGGTCGGCGATCTCGTCGGCCGATCGGAGGCGGCGCTCGGGCCGGTTACGCTGCTTGTCAACAACGCCTCGCTGTTCGTCGACGACCGTGTCGAGGATTTCGACTGGCAGGCCTGGGACCGCCACTTCGCCATCCACGTCAAGGCGCCGGCGCTGCTGGCGCAGAACTTCGCCCGCGCCTTGCCGGAAGGCGAGGAGGGGCTGATCGTCAACATCGTCGACCAGCGCGTCTGGCGGCCGACGCCGCGCTATTTTTCCTATGCGCTGTCGAAGTCGGCGCTGTGGACGCAGACCCAGATGCTGGCGCAGGCGCTCGGACCTCGCATTCGCGTCAACGCCATCGGTCCCGGCCCGACGCTGAAGAACAAGCACCAGGACGACGATGACTTCGGCAAGCAGGTCGAAGGTCTGATCCTGAAGCGCGGCCCGCAATTGCCGGAATTCGGCGCTACCATCCGCTATCTCTGGCAGGCGCGCTCCGTCACCGGCCAGATGATCGCGCTCGACGGCGGCCAGCATCTTGCATGGCAGACGCCCGATGTGACAGGCATGGTGGAATGA
- a CDS encoding DUF1905 domain-containing protein, translating to MLRYEMQDEIWVYPGKGGWHFVTLPAEFSARIKAAMAGMARPWGSLGVTVVIGRTRWRTSLFPDKASSSLFLPIKASVRQREGLKVGDVPTLTIEIEL from the coding sequence ATGCTGCGATACGAGATGCAGGATGAGATCTGGGTCTATCCGGGCAAGGGCGGCTGGCATTTTGTGACGCTGCCGGCCGAGTTCTCGGCGCGCATCAAGGCGGCGATGGCCGGAATGGCACGGCCCTGGGGCTCGCTTGGCGTGACGGTCGTCATCGGCCGGACCAGATGGCGGACCTCGCTGTTTCCCGACAAGGCATCCAGCAGCCTGTTTTTGCCGATCAAGGCCTCGGTGCGGCAGCGTGAGGGCCTGAAAGTAGGCGACGTGCCGACGCTGACCATCGAGATCGAGTTGTAG
- a CDS encoding molybdenum cofactor biosynthesis protein MoaE, which yields MPGAVVPAIRIQREDFDVAAEIDGLTKGRADIGAVVTFSGLCRDEQGKLAALELEHYPGMAEAEIGRIAAEAVARWPLQGLTVIHRHGKIAPGDNIVLVVAASAHRQAAFEAANFLMDYLKSRAPFWKKEHRADGSEGGWVEAKEADDQAADRWKTPGK from the coding sequence ATGCCCGGTGCCGTGGTGCCTGCCATCCGCATCCAGCGCGAGGATTTCGACGTCGCCGCCGAGATCGACGGCCTGACCAAAGGCCGCGCCGACATCGGGGCCGTGGTCACCTTCTCAGGCCTTTGCCGCGACGAGCAGGGCAAGCTTGCGGCGCTCGAGCTCGAGCACTATCCCGGCATGGCCGAGGCCGAGATCGGCCGCATCGCCGCCGAGGCGGTTGCCCGCTGGCCGCTGCAGGGGCTGACCGTCATCCACCGCCACGGAAAAATAGCCCCGGGCGACAACATCGTGCTGGTTGTGGCGGCCTCGGCGCACCGGCAGGCGGCCTTCGAGGCGGCGAATTTCCTGATGGATTATTTGAAATCACGCGCGCCCTTCTGGAAGAAGGAGCACCGCGCCGACGGTTCCGAAGGCGGCTGGGTCGAGGCCAAGGAAGCCGACGACCAGGCGGCCGACCGCTGGAAGACACCGGGCAAATAA
- the crcB gene encoding fluoride efflux transporter CrcB produces MTFAACALVLIGGFFGGISRFFLSGLVGRSVGETFPWGTLVVNVSGALVIGAFAGAARAHGGILASDPVRDLIVVGLFGGYTTVSSFCLQTLNLALDGERRLAAFNIVASSALCMLAVALGFWAVVRVGG; encoded by the coding sequence ATGACCTTTGCGGCTTGCGCCCTGGTCCTGATTGGCGGGTTCTTCGGCGGCATTTCCCGCTTTTTCCTGTCCGGCCTCGTCGGCCGCAGCGTCGGCGAAACCTTTCCGTGGGGCACGCTGGTGGTCAACGTCTCCGGCGCCTTGGTGATCGGCGCCTTCGCCGGCGCCGCGCGTGCGCATGGCGGCATCCTTGCCAGCGATCCGGTCCGCGACCTGATCGTCGTCGGCCTGTTCGGTGGCTACACCACGGTCTCCTCCTTCTGCCTGCAGACGCTGAACCTCGCGCTCGACGGCGAGCGGCGGCTGGCCGCCTTCAACATCGTCGCATCATCGGCGCTCTGCATGCTTGCCGTTGCGCTCGGCTTCTGGGCCGTTGTCCGGGTGGGGGGGTGA
- a CDS encoding YbaY family lipoprotein codes for MLDRIAEFFIFGLVPLVVGVLAVPELSGAAEQTIAGEVTYRERIALPPHAVLSVELADVSQSDAPAMVIGQRKLMAAGQVPIRFEIGFDPKAIRPARTYALQARITVDGRLLFITDARHEVDPLVGKPQSIVMKMAAPATEPEAASLYNQSWLIEYIDGIGVIAEPQATFRISEAGKAGGKGPCNTYFATAKVDGSMVAISDIGSTRMACAPGVMAEEKALFDALTKAASYKIDAGKLTIADKDGRDILRFNAAS; via the coding sequence ATGCTGGACAGGATCGCCGAATTCTTCATCTTCGGGCTGGTGCCGCTGGTGGTCGGCGTGCTCGCCGTGCCGGAACTTTCCGGTGCCGCCGAACAGACGATTGCCGGCGAGGTGACCTATCGCGAGCGTATCGCGCTGCCGCCGCATGCGGTGCTCTCGGTCGAGCTCGCCGACGTGTCGCAGTCCGATGCGCCGGCAATGGTGATCGGCCAGCGCAAGCTCATGGCGGCCGGCCAGGTCCCGATCCGCTTCGAGATCGGCTTCGATCCGAAGGCGATCCGGCCGGCCAGGACCTATGCGCTGCAGGCCCGCATCACCGTCGACGGCAGGCTGCTGTTCATCACCGACGCCAGGCATGAGGTCGATCCGCTCGTCGGCAAGCCGCAGAGCATCGTCATGAAAATGGCGGCGCCGGCGACCGAACCGGAGGCCGCATCGCTCTACAATCAGAGCTGGCTGATCGAATATATCGACGGCATCGGCGTCATCGCCGAGCCGCAGGCGACCTTCCGCATCAGCGAGGCCGGCAAGGCCGGCGGCAAGGGTCCCTGCAACACTTATTTCGCCACCGCCAAGGTCGACGGTTCGATGGTCGCCATCAGCGATATCGGTTCGACCCGCATGGCCTGCGCACCCGGGGTGATGGCTGAGGAGAAGGCGCTGTTCGACGCGCTGACCAAGGCGGCGTCCTACAAGATCGACGCCGGCAAGCTCACCATCGCCGACAAGGACGGGCGCGACATCCTGCGTTTCAACGCCGCCAGTTGA
- the uvrC gene encoding excinuclease ABC subunit UvrC — MSPAAQKNRRNGAADDLPPDIDPDVDIEDEAAEEIVEPEAVPVGPDVAFTAIDWTPHAGDADGMVGAEVIQTLVKRLPNQPGVYRMMNAAGDVLYVGKARSLKKRVTNYAQGRFHTARIGRMVRETATMEFVVTRTEIEALLLEANLIKRLRPRFNVLMRDDKSFPYILLTGDHVSPGIYKHRGARSRKGDYFGPFASAGAVGRTINSLQRAFLLRSCTDSFYENRTRPCLLYQIKRCAGPCTGEISHQDYAELVAEAKEFLSGRSQKVKTEISAAMQQASAELDFERAAIYRDRLAALSHVQAHQGINPQTVEEADVFAIHQEGGQVCIQVFFFRTGQNWGNRAYFPKADPALEGAEVLGSFLAQFYDDKLPARTLLLSQAVQEQELLAEALSTRAGRRIAISVPQRGEKKDLTDNALQNAREALGRRLAETSTQARLLQGFAETFGLAKPPVRIEVYDNSHIMGTNAVGAMVVAGPEGFVKNQYRKFNIRSTEITPGDDFGMMREVMERRFSRLLREHGDAQPSGGAGAEAEDHASEDLIGGNGSFPAWPDVILIDGGQGQMTAVRQILADLGIEDRVVAIGIAKGQDRDAGRERFFVKGRDSFTLPVRDPVLYFVQRLRDEVHRFAIGSHRARRKKEMVKSPLDEIAGIGPGRKRALLLAFGTAKAVSRAAVEDLVKVDGISEHVAKLVYNHFHES, encoded by the coding sequence ATGAGTCCCGCAGCCCAAAAAAACCGACGCAACGGCGCCGCCGACGACCTGCCGCCCGATATCGACCCCGATGTCGACATTGAGGACGAGGCGGCCGAGGAGATCGTCGAGCCCGAAGCCGTCCCGGTCGGCCCCGATGTCGCCTTCACCGCGATCGACTGGACGCCGCATGCCGGCGACGCCGACGGCATGGTCGGCGCCGAGGTGATCCAGACCTTGGTCAAGCGGCTGCCCAATCAGCCCGGCGTCTACCGGATGATGAACGCCGCCGGCGACGTGCTCTATGTCGGCAAGGCGCGCAGCCTGAAGAAGCGCGTCACCAATTATGCGCAAGGGCGCTTCCACACCGCCCGCATCGGCCGCATGGTGCGCGAGACGGCGACGATGGAGTTCGTCGTCACCCGCACCGAAATCGAGGCGCTGCTGCTCGAGGCCAACCTCATCAAGCGGCTGCGACCCCGTTTCAACGTGCTGATGCGGGACGACAAGTCGTTCCCTTATATCCTCTTGACCGGCGACCACGTCTCGCCCGGCATCTACAAGCATCGCGGCGCGCGCTCGCGCAAGGGCGACTATTTCGGGCCCTTCGCCTCGGCCGGCGCGGTGGGGCGCACCATCAATTCCCTGCAGCGCGCCTTCCTGCTGCGGAGCTGCACGGACTCCTTCTACGAGAACCGCACCCGGCCCTGCCTGCTTTACCAGATCAAGCGTTGCGCCGGCCCTTGCACCGGCGAGATCTCGCATCAGGACTATGCCGAGCTCGTCGCCGAGGCGAAGGAGTTTCTCTCCGGCCGCAGCCAGAAAGTGAAGACCGAGATTTCTGCCGCCATGCAGCAAGCCTCGGCAGAGCTCGACTTCGAACGCGCCGCCATTTATCGCGATCGCCTGGCGGCGCTCTCTCATGTCCAGGCGCATCAGGGCATCAATCCGCAGACGGTGGAGGAGGCCGACGTCTTCGCCATCCATCAGGAAGGCGGCCAGGTCTGCATCCAGGTGTTCTTCTTCCGCACCGGCCAGAACTGGGGCAACCGCGCCTATTTCCCCAAGGCCGACCCGGCGCTGGAGGGAGCGGAAGTGCTGGGCTCATTCCTGGCGCAGTTCTACGACGACAAGCTGCCCGCGCGGACACTCCTCCTTTCCCAAGCCGTGCAGGAACAGGAGCTGCTCGCCGAGGCGCTCTCCACCCGCGCCGGGCGCAGGATAGCGATCTCGGTGCCGCAGCGTGGCGAGAAGAAGGATTTGACCGACAATGCGCTGCAGAATGCGCGCGAGGCGCTCGGCCGCCGGCTCGCCGAAACCTCGACGCAGGCGCGGCTGCTGCAAGGTTTCGCCGAGACCTTCGGCCTGGCAAAGCCGCCGGTGCGCATCGAGGTCTACGACAACTCGCACATCATGGGCACCAATGCGGTCGGCGCAATGGTCGTCGCCGGGCCGGAAGGCTTCGTGAAGAACCAGTACCGGAAATTCAACATCCGCTCGACCGAGATCACGCCTGGCGACGATTTCGGCATGATGCGCGAGGTGATGGAGCGGCGTTTTTCGCGCCTGCTGCGCGAGCATGGTGACGCCCAACCTTCGGGCGGGGCGGGCGCGGAAGCCGAAGACCACGCGTCCGAGGACCTGATCGGGGGAAACGGCAGCTTCCCGGCCTGGCCCGACGTCATCCTGATCGACGGCGGCCAGGGCCAGATGACGGCGGTGCGCCAGATCCTCGCCGATCTCGGCATCGAGGACCGCGTCGTGGCGATTGGCATCGCCAAGGGCCAGGACCGCGACGCCGGGCGCGAGCGCTTCTTCGTCAAGGGCAGGGACTCCTTCACCCTGCCGGTGCGCGATCCCGTGCTTTATTTCGTCCAGCGCCTGCGCGACGAGGTGCACCGCTTCGCCATCGGCTCGCACCGGGCGCGGCGCAAGAAGGAGATGGTCAAGAGCCCGCTCGACGAGATCGCCGGCATAGGGCCGGGCCGCAAGCGCGCGCTGCTGCTCGCATTCGGCACCGCCAAGGCGGTCAGCCGCGCCGCGGTCGAGGACCTGGTCAAGGTCGACGGCATTTCCGAGCACGTGGCGAAGCTCGTCTACAATCACTTTCACGAGAGTTGA